In Paenibacillus sp. 1781tsa1, one DNA window encodes the following:
- the cobK gene encoding precorrin-6A reductase, translating into MIFMLCGTSDARELALQIQQQGADVLTSVVTDSAAHSLTEAGLPVRTGRLTVEAMVELVREKGSRAIVDASHPFAEEAHANAMEAAKQAGIPYIRYERTGLAYDDHALLHVVSSYDEAALKAKELKGSVMLTTGSKTLQIFTKHLLGDPDIRLVARMLPRLDNMEKCGELGVEQRNIIAMQGPFSREMNEALYKHYATTVMVTKESGKTGAVDEKIQSALELGIHVVLISRPEAEFGTVFDHFEGVLDELKRVLVQ; encoded by the coding sequence ATGATCTTCATGTTGTGTGGTACAAGTGATGCCAGGGAACTGGCTCTACAGATCCAGCAGCAAGGTGCAGACGTGCTGACTTCTGTTGTAACCGACAGTGCTGCCCATAGCCTGACAGAGGCCGGATTACCTGTTCGGACAGGCCGTTTGACTGTGGAAGCGATGGTGGAACTTGTGCGTGAAAAAGGTAGCCGTGCCATCGTGGATGCAAGTCATCCGTTTGCCGAAGAAGCACATGCCAATGCGATGGAAGCAGCTAAACAGGCGGGCATTCCATACATTCGTTACGAGCGAACGGGTCTCGCGTACGATGATCATGCGTTGCTGCATGTCGTGTCTTCTTACGATGAAGCGGCACTTAAGGCCAAAGAACTGAAGGGCTCGGTCATGCTGACGACAGGTAGCAAAACATTACAGATTTTCACCAAGCACCTGCTCGGTGATCCGGACATTCGTCTCGTTGCCCGCATGCTTCCACGTCTCGATAATATGGAGAAATGCGGTGAACTTGGTGTGGAACAGCGCAATATTATTGCGATGCAGGGACCTTTTTCCCGTGAAATGAATGAAGCCTTGTACAAGCACTATGCGACGACGGTAATGGTTACCAAGGAGAGCGGCAAGACCGGAGCGGTGGATGAGAAAATCCAATCTGCACTGGAGCTGGGCATTCATGTTGTGTTGATTTCACGCCCCGAGGCTGAATTTGGAACGGTGTTTGACCATTTTGAAGGTGTGCTTGATGAGTTGAAGCGTGTATTGGTGCAGTAG
- a CDS encoding uroporphyrinogen-III synthase, producing the protein MAQHLAGVRVALTGPRKSKEMSILVEKMGGIPLVRPAQGTVFLDDRSIRDGLVSWISDPPDWAVLTTGMGLDALFEMAEDMEVAGQLLDVLSESSIAARGYKTVNALKKRKLTPLVRDDDGSTDGLIREFAPHDLAGKKVILQLHGETAPKLVAWLEEQGAIVRQVLPYRHVPPEEAELEQLLNEILKFEVDAVAFTSGPQVRFLTQYAASQDKLEPMLDAFRQGVIPASVGRVTANSMREEGIEALVIPEEEKMGALIVELGRYFAAGRAAKSSGLQS; encoded by the coding sequence ATGGCTCAACATTTGGCAGGTGTACGTGTAGCATTGACTGGACCGCGAAAATCGAAAGAAATGTCCATACTGGTTGAAAAAATGGGGGGAATCCCGCTTGTGCGACCTGCACAAGGTACGGTATTCCTGGATGATCGGAGTATCAGGGATGGGTTGGTATCCTGGATCTCAGACCCGCCAGACTGGGCGGTGTTAACGACGGGTATGGGATTGGATGCATTGTTTGAAATGGCTGAGGATATGGAAGTCGCAGGACAATTGTTGGATGTATTATCGGAATCCTCCATTGCAGCGAGGGGATACAAGACGGTGAATGCGCTCAAAAAGCGCAAGTTAACACCGCTGGTACGAGATGATGATGGTAGCACGGACGGGCTCATTCGAGAATTCGCCCCACATGATCTCGCAGGGAAAAAGGTCATATTGCAGCTTCATGGGGAGACAGCTCCCAAACTCGTTGCATGGTTGGAAGAACAAGGTGCAATCGTCAGACAAGTGCTCCCTTACCGCCATGTACCGCCGGAAGAGGCAGAGCTGGAACAGTTGTTGAATGAAATTCTAAAGTTCGAGGTAGATGCCGTTGCGTTCACAAGTGGACCCCAGGTCAGATTCCTGACGCAATACGCGGCCTCCCAGGACAAGCTTGAGCCGATGCTTGACGCCTTCAGACAAGGCGTAATTCCTGCATCTGTAGGTAGAGTTACAGCAAACTCGATGCGTGAAGAAGGCATTGAGGCGCTGGTCATTCCGGAGGAAGAGAAGATGGGCGCACTCATCGTTGAGCTCGGACGTTACTTTGCGGCGGGGCGTGCGGCCAAGAGTAGTGGCCTGCAATCCTAG
- the cbiE gene encoding precorrin-6y C5,15-methyltransferase (decarboxylating) subunit CbiE, giving the protein MNSKTATGAKNRKIRIIGVGEEGAPGLTTDSLNLIQEADLLVGGERQLQYFPTFAGEKLAIKSGLSDLVVKIKALQATHNVVVLASGDPLFYGIAGYLARKIGPDQLEIRPNLSSLQLAFAQLGESWHDAVLESVHGRPLKGLAQRIDGKAKVALLTDEHNSPAAIGAYLQQFGMTEYDAYVAENLGGADERARHYTLNELAAAECSPLNVVILLRRKDAPAPRKGFGFADEEFHQRKPEKGLITKREVRAFSLSELKLGEDSIVWDIGAGSGSVAVECTRLAPRGQVFAIEKNEGDLVNIEANRIKFRTDFTVLHAKAPAGLDELPNPDAVFIGGSGGELAQLIALCASRLRPEGRIVVNAATIETLHDSMKAMRESGLIASVTLLQTARSKPILNMTRFDGLNPIYVITGQHTVTEEAESADGAE; this is encoded by the coding sequence GTGAACTCGAAGACAGCAACTGGAGCAAAGAATCGTAAAATCCGCATTATCGGCGTAGGTGAAGAAGGCGCGCCAGGATTAACAACGGATAGCCTGAATCTCATTCAGGAAGCAGATCTACTCGTTGGCGGAGAGCGCCAGCTACAATATTTCCCGACATTTGCAGGTGAGAAGTTAGCGATTAAGAGCGGTTTAAGCGATCTCGTTGTGAAAATAAAAGCGTTACAGGCCACACACAACGTCGTTGTGCTTGCCTCGGGTGACCCGCTGTTCTACGGCATCGCCGGGTATTTAGCGCGCAAAATCGGCCCGGATCAACTGGAGATCCGGCCTAATCTCAGTTCGCTGCAGCTGGCATTTGCCCAGCTTGGCGAGAGCTGGCACGATGCCGTGCTCGAAAGTGTGCACGGACGCCCGCTCAAGGGCCTCGCACAGCGCATCGATGGCAAAGCCAAAGTTGCGCTGCTCACGGACGAGCACAACAGCCCCGCTGCGATCGGGGCTTATCTGCAACAGTTCGGCATGACCGAGTATGATGCCTACGTTGCAGAGAACCTGGGTGGGGCAGACGAACGCGCCCGCCATTATACCCTCAACGAGCTGGCGGCAGCAGAATGCAGCCCGCTGAACGTCGTGATTTTGCTGCGCCGCAAGGATGCACCTGCGCCGCGCAAAGGCTTCGGGTTTGCAGATGAGGAATTCCATCAGCGCAAACCCGAAAAAGGCCTCATCACCAAGCGTGAAGTCCGCGCGTTCAGCTTGTCTGAGCTGAAACTTGGCGAGGACAGCATCGTGTGGGATATCGGCGCAGGTTCAGGCTCGGTGGCGGTGGAGTGCACGCGGCTGGCGCCGCGGGGCCAGGTCTTCGCCATCGAAAAGAACGAAGGTGACCTCGTGAATATCGAGGCCAACCGGATCAAATTCCGGACAGACTTCACCGTCCTTCATGCCAAAGCACCAGCAGGGCTGGACGAACTGCCGAATCCGGATGCGGTGTTCATTGGCGGCAGCGGCGGCGAACTCGCCCAACTGATCGCTTTGTGTGCGTCCCGGCTACGCCCGGAGGGACGCATTGTGGTGAATGCAGCGACCATCGAGACGCTGCATGACAGCATGAAGGCCATGCGCGAATCGGGCCTGATCGCCTCTGTGACGTTACTTCAGACGGCGCGCAGCAAGCCGATCCTGAACATGACCCGTTTTGACGGATTGAATCCGATTTACGTGATCACAGGACAGCACACAGTAACCGAAGAAGCGGAATCCGCAGACGGAGCAGAGTGA
- a CDS encoding cobalt-precorrin-5B (C(1))-methyltransferase, which translates to MIGGNTPDPDKPMRSGFTTGACATAVAKGATQLLLTGVIPAQAVVSLPAGFDHSFELIEQELTDGVATCATIKDAGDDPDATHRAKIIAHVSWRDEPGMELDGGIGVGRVTKPGLPVPVGEAAINPVPRRMITEAVTQVLAEHGTARGVRVVISVPDGEEMAKKTLNSRLGILGGISILGTRGVVVPFSTSAYRASVVQAISVAQASGCEHIVLTTGGSSEKYAMKMMPELPEEAFIQMGDFVGFAIKHGKRLGMKHITLVGMPGKFAKVAQGVMMVHSKSAPVDFGFLASVARETGAGDELAQAIEEANTATQVADMMTEAGYLPYFEKLCTYACRHCLEHAGGGVTVEVVLVTMKGMELGRAEISELEDSNWSKES; encoded by the coding sequence ATGATAGGCGGCAATACACCAGACCCCGACAAACCAATGCGTTCCGGTTTCACCACAGGAGCCTGCGCCACAGCGGTAGCCAAGGGAGCAACGCAGCTCCTGTTAACAGGTGTTATTCCGGCACAGGCCGTGGTTTCGTTGCCTGCGGGCTTTGACCACTCGTTCGAACTGATCGAGCAGGAATTGACCGATGGCGTAGCGACCTGTGCCACCATCAAAGACGCCGGGGATGACCCGGACGCCACACATCGGGCGAAGATCATCGCACATGTGTCCTGGCGGGACGAGCCGGGCATGGAGCTGGATGGGGGCATCGGCGTAGGCCGAGTCACGAAGCCTGGACTGCCCGTGCCTGTAGGCGAAGCGGCAATCAATCCCGTTCCGCGCCGCATGATTACCGAAGCCGTCACTCAGGTGCTCGCCGAACACGGCACAGCCAGAGGCGTGCGGGTCGTGATCAGCGTGCCGGACGGCGAAGAGATGGCGAAGAAGACACTGAACTCCCGTCTCGGTATTCTGGGCGGCATCTCCATTTTAGGTACACGCGGCGTGGTCGTTCCGTTCTCTACCTCTGCTTACAGAGCCAGTGTGGTGCAGGCCATCTCAGTTGCGCAGGCATCCGGATGTGAACATATTGTGCTGACAACGGGTGGCAGCAGTGAGAAATACGCCATGAAGATGATGCCCGAACTGCCGGAGGAAGCTTTTATCCAGATGGGGGACTTTGTTGGCTTTGCGATCAAACACGGTAAACGGTTGGGCATGAAACACATCACTCTGGTTGGGATGCCGGGCAAATTTGCCAAAGTGGCCCAAGGCGTCATGATGGTGCATTCCAAGAGTGCGCCGGTGGATTTTGGATTTCTTGCGTCCGTGGCCCGCGAGACCGGAGCCGGGGATGAACTGGCGCAAGCGATCGAGGAAGCCAACACGGCGACTCAGGTGGCAGATATGATGACCGAAGCCGGGTACTTGCCCTATTTTGAAAAGTTATGTACATACGCCTGTCGGCACTGTTTGGAACATGCTGGAGGCGGCGTGACGGTAGAAGTGGTATTGGTAACGATGAAAGGAATGGAACTGGGGAGGGCGGAAATCAGTGAACTCGAAGACAGCAACTGGAGCAAAGAATCGTAA
- a CDS encoding endospore germination permease — protein sequence MNQSVTSRQIALLVMLLSMTGTLIQPHAQAIYYAEQHAYLSYVPVVLVMIISMWMVSRIQRRFPNQDLFEALADRFPFMGRLAGVMYILFFFFIFSRDIRLIGDYVSITLLETTPISIVVLSLMIMAVFIVRGGLGSLIGMSELYVTLFLLNSIIVPFMLIQQINMDNLMPYFHVDTAGVGKGSWYIFSFYGEMIALPFVVKGSDFRFKPVLWGIIISGLLMMLIIVETITSIGVPIASRLVYPSYELARQLQISDFLDRFDLALAAATLPAMITKIAFDLYFVCWGLKRMIPNVSGKVMTGPVALLGFVCAFWFFRNAIQLYRFTREWTWIAIVFEVLFPIVLFLFLRPRKKDKKESTQQRSGDQSKKEKHEQGQGSSDSEKNGDKKRQDSHGGELQPS from the coding sequence ATGAATCAAAGTGTGACTTCTCGACAGATTGCACTGCTCGTGATGCTGCTCAGTATGACGGGCACGTTGATTCAACCCCATGCACAGGCCATATATTATGCGGAGCAGCACGCTTATCTCTCTTATGTGCCAGTTGTTCTCGTGATGATTATATCCATGTGGATGGTAAGCCGAATCCAGCGGAGATTTCCGAATCAGGATCTATTTGAGGCCCTTGCCGATCGGTTCCCCTTTATGGGAAGGCTCGCAGGTGTAATGTACATTTTGTTTTTTTTCTTCATATTCTCAAGAGATATCCGATTAATTGGCGATTATGTAAGTATAACCTTGCTGGAGACAACGCCGATATCCATTGTGGTATTGTCCCTCATGATTATGGCGGTATTTATCGTCCGGGGTGGGCTTGGTTCGTTGATCGGAATGTCGGAACTCTATGTTACCCTGTTCCTGTTGAACTCTATCATTGTGCCTTTCATGCTTATCCAGCAGATCAATATGGACAATCTGATGCCTTATTTTCATGTCGATACGGCAGGTGTAGGCAAAGGGAGTTGGTACATATTTTCTTTTTATGGCGAGATGATTGCCTTGCCTTTTGTCGTCAAGGGCAGTGATTTTCGCTTCAAGCCTGTATTATGGGGCATCATTATCTCGGGATTGCTAATGATGTTGATTATTGTGGAAACCATCACGTCGATTGGTGTGCCCATTGCCTCCAGACTAGTATACCCTTCGTATGAACTTGCAAGGCAGCTGCAAATTAGTGATTTCCTGGATCGGTTTGACCTGGCGCTGGCAGCGGCAACCTTGCCTGCCATGATTACCAAAATTGCATTTGATCTGTACTTTGTCTGTTGGGGACTGAAGCGAATGATTCCGAACGTTTCCGGAAAGGTCATGACTGGTCCGGTGGCACTGTTAGGCTTTGTTTGTGCATTCTGGTTTTTCAGAAACGCTATTCAGCTTTATCGTTTTACCCGGGAATGGACTTGGATTGCCATTGTTTTTGAAGTGCTGTTCCCGATTGTGTTGTTTCTTTTCCTTCGTCCTCGCAAAAAGGATAAAAAAGAATCTACCCAACAGAGATCGGGAGACCAGTCCAAGAAAGAGAAGCATGAACAGGGGCAAGGCTCCTCTGATTCGGAGAAGAATGGAGATAAAAAAAGGCAGGATTCTCATGGTGGAGAACTCCAGCCTTCCTGA
- a CDS encoding precorrin-8X methylmutase: MDFKTEFKPLTVQPQEIEGKSFEMITEELGEHPFTDEQYPVVQRVIHASADFELGRSMVFHPDAIQAGIAALRAGQSVIADVQMIQAGVSKDRIRGFGGDVHVHISDPDVMEEAKRLNTTRAIISTRKANQLYEGGIYAIGNAPTALLELIRLVKEGEAKPGLIIGMPVGFVSAAESKDELRKLDIPFITNIGRKGGSTIVVAALNAISLMAVKA; encoded by the coding sequence ATGGATTTCAAAACGGAATTTAAACCGTTGACTGTACAACCACAGGAGATTGAGGGGAAAAGCTTTGAGATGATCACGGAGGAACTGGGTGAGCACCCTTTCACGGATGAGCAATATCCAGTGGTACAGCGTGTCATTCACGCCTCGGCTGACTTCGAACTGGGTCGGAGCATGGTGTTCCACCCAGATGCCATTCAAGCAGGGATTGCAGCGCTTCGCGCCGGCCAATCCGTCATCGCTGACGTACAGATGATTCAGGCTGGCGTAAGCAAGGATCGCATTCGCGGTTTTGGCGGAGATGTGCATGTACATATTTCCGATCCCGATGTGATGGAAGAAGCCAAACGTTTGAACACCACTCGGGCCATCATCTCGACGCGTAAAGCGAACCAATTGTACGAAGGCGGAATCTATGCCATTGGTAATGCACCAACAGCACTACTGGAACTGATCCGTCTGGTCAAAGAAGGCGAAGCCAAACCGGGCCTGATCATTGGTATGCCGGTTGGATTCGTATCCGCAGCAGAATCCAAAGATGAGCTGCGCAAACTCGACATCCCGTTTATCACCAATATCGGCCGCAAAGGCGGAAGCACCATCGTCGTAGCCGCCCTGAATGCCATCTCCCTGATGGCTGTTAAGGCGTAG
- the cobJ gene encoding precorrin-3B C(17)-methyltransferase, whose protein sequence is MHDQGKLLIIGFGPGAMEHITKRALEALQESEVIIGYNTYVDLIRPLLNGQAIVRTGMTEEVSRAQEAVRQAEMGKIVAVISSGDAGVYGMAGLVYEVLMEQGWKPDTGVAVEVIPGVSAIQSCASLLGAPVMHDACTISLSDHLTPWETIIRRVEAAASADFVIALYNPRSGRRTRQIVETQEMILRYRDPQTPVGLVKSAYRERQDVVMTTLEDMLNHDIGMLTTVIIGNSSTMMYEGLMVTPRGYQRKYTLNTAEQSLRPHERLRTEAEPWSLGAMEARAAASGEAAGESAASVASAAQPQAEPALRGASAGAGTAPQGQPPAGAGAAAATPAASPASSAGTAVLAGERPAPVAAVAAPGQVAEAPRAGAAALAAEALTRLAAGGALAGESASRWLDAAAPSREASAPQAATATAVRNVPEPGRKAPLFEVGVSPGVGNKKFTAAQMALLAQCASEDGELEYTPEHQIILRVPTFEPDSLVEELRAANFIVVPIGDVIKVKACDFCNMEKDDAVPMANHLQAVIGGLGAPKETSVALNGCGMACYGAVLEDIGIVYRKGAYDLFLGGKKFGRNAHPAQPVAEGIPGDQIGGIVERIVADYKEKGHPNERFHKFFKRVGVIQGFRHVDAPVTVEVNPICGD, encoded by the coding sequence ATGCATGATCAAGGCAAGCTGCTGATTATCGGGTTCGGTCCGGGAGCAATGGAACATATCACGAAGCGGGCACTCGAAGCACTTCAGGAGAGCGAGGTTATTATCGGATACAACACCTATGTGGATCTGATTCGACCTCTGTTAAACGGGCAAGCAATTGTACGCACAGGTATGACGGAGGAAGTAAGCCGTGCACAAGAAGCGGTCAGACAGGCGGAGATGGGCAAAATTGTTGCCGTAATTTCCAGTGGTGACGCAGGCGTATATGGGATGGCGGGTCTGGTATACGAGGTGCTGATGGAGCAAGGCTGGAAGCCGGATACGGGTGTTGCCGTCGAAGTTATTCCGGGCGTGTCGGCCATTCAGTCTTGCGCATCACTGCTTGGTGCCCCCGTCATGCATGATGCATGTACGATCAGCCTTAGTGATCACCTCACGCCGTGGGAGACCATTATTCGCCGGGTCGAAGCCGCAGCGTCCGCTGATTTTGTCATTGCCCTGTACAATCCACGCAGTGGACGGCGCACACGCCAGATCGTGGAGACACAGGAAATGATCCTTCGTTATCGTGACCCACAGACCCCGGTAGGTCTAGTGAAAAGTGCATACCGTGAGCGTCAGGACGTTGTCATGACCACACTCGAGGATATGCTGAATCATGATATCGGCATGCTGACGACCGTGATTATCGGCAACTCTTCGACCATGATGTACGAAGGACTCATGGTCACCCCGCGCGGGTATCAGCGGAAATATACGCTGAACACCGCGGAACAGTCGCTCAGACCCCATGAGCGACTACGCACGGAAGCCGAGCCATGGTCGCTCGGCGCAATGGAAGCCCGCGCTGCCGCCTCCGGCGAGGCAGCGGGTGAGAGCGCGGCCAGCGTAGCATCAGCCGCGCAGCCACAGGCGGAGCCAGCCCTGCGCGGCGCAAGCGCCGGAGCGGGCACGGCTCCGCAAGGGCAGCCGCCCGCTGGCGCAGGGGCTGCTGCCGCTACGCCTGCGGCAAGCCCGGCGAGCAGCGCTGGCACCGCCGTGCTTGCTGGCGAGCGACCTGCGCCCGTTGCGGCAGTTGCCGCGCCGGGCCAAGTCGCAGAAGCGCCACGCGCCGGCGCAGCTGCGCTTGCCGCCGAGGCGCTGACACGGCTCGCGGCAGGTGGCGCGCTCGCGGGCGAATCGGCGAGCCGCTGGCTGGACGCAGCTGCGCCGAGCCGAGAGGCAAGTGCACCGCAGGCTGCGACCGCAACGGCGGTACGCAACGTGCCCGAGCCTGGGCGTAAGGCGCCGCTGTTTGAAGTCGGCGTGTCGCCCGGCGTGGGCAACAAAAAATTTACCGCAGCCCAGATGGCGCTGCTGGCCCAGTGTGCAAGTGAAGACGGCGAACTGGAGTACACGCCGGAGCACCAGATTATTCTGAGAGTGCCGACATTTGAACCGGACTCGCTGGTTGAAGAGCTGCGTGCAGCGAATTTTATCGTTGTACCGATTGGTGATGTCATCAAGGTGAAGGCTTGTGACTTCTGCAACATGGAGAAGGACGATGCTGTCCCGATGGCTAACCATTTACAGGCCGTGATTGGCGGACTGGGTGCACCCAAAGAAACAAGTGTGGCGCTGAATGGGTGCGGTATGGCATGTTACGGGGCAGTGCTGGAGGATATCGGCATCGTGTATCGCAAAGGTGCATATGACCTGTTCCTCGGCGGCAAGAAATTCGGCCGCAATGCGCATCCTGCTCAGCCTGTAGCGGAGGGAATTCCTGGTGACCAGATTGGTGGTATTGTGGAACGCATTGTAGCCGATTACAAGGAAAAAGGTCATCCGAATGAGCGATTCCATAAATTCTTCAAACGAGTTGGCGTAATTCAGGGCTTCCGCCATGTGGATGCACCGGTCACTGTGGAAGTAAACCCGATATGTGGTGACTAA
- a CDS encoding sirohydrochlorin chelatase: protein MDAILLVGHGSRDPEGNRELKEFAHEVAAKAPENTLVETCFLELTRPSIADGVTACVDRGATRVVLVPIILFAAGHAKIDIPNAIDRAKARYPQVEFVYGRPIGVHEKVVQIMQTRLQEAQPVLVASQGGTAVAAPPAPVTDEETAVLVLGRGSSDPDANSDFFKMTRMLWEKLPYKWTESSFIGVTQPSFPDGLERCLLLGAKKIIIMPYFLFTGVLIKRIDEMTAEFAAAHPDIQVEVGGYFGFHPKLVELVLERAHEGLYGRVTANCDNCQFRLEAAKHHHHHHDHDHGHDHDHDHDHDHDHHHDHGHEHSHDHHHEHHHAHDHDHSDHDHSHQHDEHDHHHVHAHDDQHKHAHDHDHTHTAVDRQVPLDYHHDHDEELHHTHHEQEGNRNSPHDEAETAQGDVSTDQSQVAATSEQVNCP from the coding sequence ATGGATGCAATATTGTTGGTGGGACACGGGAGTCGTGATCCCGAGGGGAACCGGGAACTGAAGGAGTTTGCACATGAGGTAGCAGCGAAGGCACCCGAGAATACGTTGGTGGAGACCTGTTTTCTGGAATTAACGAGACCAAGTATTGCTGATGGTGTTACCGCTTGTGTGGACCGAGGTGCAACACGTGTTGTGTTGGTGCCAATCATTCTGTTTGCTGCCGGTCATGCCAAGATTGATATTCCTAACGCCATTGACCGCGCCAAGGCACGTTATCCGCAGGTGGAATTCGTATATGGTCGCCCCATCGGTGTTCATGAGAAAGTTGTTCAAATCATGCAGACCCGTCTGCAAGAAGCACAACCTGTACTTGTCGCATCCCAAGGCGGTACAGCGGTAGCGGCTCCACCTGCTCCGGTGACGGATGAAGAGACCGCCGTACTGGTGCTTGGACGGGGAAGCAGTGACCCGGATGCTAACAGTGACTTTTTCAAAATGACCCGGATGTTATGGGAGAAACTGCCGTACAAGTGGACGGAAAGCAGCTTTATTGGCGTGACTCAGCCCTCTTTCCCGGATGGATTGGAGCGTTGTCTATTGCTGGGCGCGAAGAAAATCATCATCATGCCTTATTTCTTGTTCACAGGTGTACTGATCAAGCGTATTGATGAAATGACCGCAGAATTTGCAGCCGCACATCCAGACATTCAGGTCGAGGTTGGTGGATATTTTGGTTTCCACCCGAAGCTGGTTGAACTGGTACTAGAACGGGCCCATGAGGGGTTATACGGACGTGTAACAGCCAACTGTGATAACTGCCAATTCAGACTGGAAGCAGCCAAACACCATCACCACCATCATGATCACGACCATGGGCATGACCACGACCATGACCACGATCACGACCACGACCATCATCACGATCATGGACATGAGCACAGTCACGACCACCATCATGAACATCACCATGCCCACGACCATGATCATTCAGACCATGATCACTCGCATCAACATGACGAGCATGACCATCATCACGTACATGCACACGATGACCAGCATAAGCATGCCCACGATCATGATCACACGCATACTGCCGTCGATCGTCAAGTGCCACTCGATTATCATCATGATCACGATGAAGAGTTGCATCATACACATCACGAGCAAGAAGGTAATCGAAACAGCCCTCATGACGAGGCAGAAACGGCACAAGGAGATGTTTCTACCGATCAGTCACAGGTTGCAGCAACTTCGGAGCAGGTGAATTGTCCATGA
- the cobI gene encoding precorrin-2 C(20)-methyltransferase codes for MSAKTVGTLYGVGVGPGDPELITVKAYRMIRECPVVAYPKKRKGGKSYAHEIVELYVNPEEKEMLGLIFPMTKDPVVLEREWGKTVEACWGALKEGKDVAFVTEGDPNLYSTFIHLARLMRELHPEVPISSIPGISSVLGAAAALDIHLADGDEQVGIIPATADKEAMRQAIEHHDTIVFIKVAKVLDPMLELLDEMGLGGKASVVTKVTSPYELVWRDARELKGQELEYLSLMVVSK; via the coding sequence TTGAGCGCTAAAACAGTAGGTACGCTGTATGGCGTGGGTGTCGGGCCGGGAGACCCGGAACTGATTACCGTGAAAGCGTACCGGATGATCCGGGAATGTCCCGTGGTCGCTTATCCGAAGAAACGTAAAGGTGGCAAATCATACGCCCATGAGATTGTGGAACTGTATGTGAACCCGGAAGAAAAAGAGATGCTTGGCCTGATCTTCCCGATGACCAAGGACCCGGTTGTTCTTGAACGCGAATGGGGCAAGACCGTTGAAGCGTGCTGGGGTGCACTCAAGGAAGGCAAAGATGTTGCCTTTGTAACCGAGGGAGACCCGAACCTGTACAGCACATTTATTCATTTGGCACGTTTAATGCGAGAGCTGCATCCTGAAGTGCCGATTAGTTCGATCCCGGGCATCTCATCCGTATTGGGTGCAGCGGCAGCGCTGGATATACATCTGGCAGATGGAGATGAGCAGGTAGGCATTATCCCGGCTACGGCAGATAAAGAAGCGATGCGACAGGCAATTGAACATCACGATACGATTGTATTTATCAAAGTGGCGAAGGTGCTTGACCCGATGCTTGAATTGCTGGACGAGATGGGACTCGGCGGCAAAGCTTCGGTTGTCACCAAGGTCACTTCTCCATATGAACTGGTCTGGCGCGATGCCCGTGAACTGAAAGGGCAGGAGCTGGAATATCTAAGCCTGATGGTGGTGAGCAAATGA
- the cobM gene encoding precorrin-4 C(11)-methyltransferase, with translation MKTLEAKVYIVGAGPGDPELITVKGSNILRSADLVLYTDSLVNDELIATAKPEAEVLQSSGMDLERQVELMCEATRAGRSVARVHTGDPAMYGAILEQMVLLKQQGVEYEIIPGVSSVFASAAALGAELTVPELTQTVILTRAEGRTPVPEREKLRDLASHHCTVALFLSATLVKKVVVEFLAAGWSEDTPVAVVQRATWPDQKIVRTTLANLAADLRAAGITMHAMILAGWALDPDLVNRDAHRSKLYDKTFTHGYRKGVKSGE, from the coding sequence ATGAAGACATTGGAAGCGAAAGTCTACATTGTAGGTGCGGGCCCGGGCGATCCGGAATTGATCACGGTGAAAGGTTCCAACATTTTGAGAAGTGCAGATCTGGTGCTGTATACGGATTCCCTCGTGAACGATGAACTGATTGCAACCGCGAAGCCCGAAGCAGAAGTGCTGCAAAGCTCTGGCATGGATCTGGAACGTCAGGTCGAGCTGATGTGTGAAGCGACTCGTGCGGGTAGAAGTGTGGCCCGTGTGCATACGGGTGATCCGGCGATGTACGGCGCGATTCTGGAACAAATGGTCCTGCTGAAACAGCAAGGCGTGGAATATGAGATCATTCCGGGTGTGAGTTCGGTCTTTGCTTCAGCAGCTGCATTGGGGGCTGAACTTACCGTACCAGAACTGACGCAGACCGTTATTCTGACACGTGCAGAAGGCCGTACCCCAGTGCCTGAACGGGAGAAACTGCGTGATCTGGCATCCCATCACTGTACGGTGGCGCTCTTCCTGAGTGCAACTTTGGTGAAAAAAGTCGTGGTTGAATTCCTCGCCGCAGGCTGGAGCGAAGATACACCTGTGGCAGTCGTGCAGCGGGCAACATGGCCTGATCAGAAAATTGTACGGACCACGCTTGCCAATCTGGCAGCGGATCTGCGTGCGGCAGGCATTACAATGCATGCGATGATTCTGGCGGGCTGGGCGCTCGATCCTGACCTTGTGAATCGGGATGCCCACCGTTCCAAGCTCTATGATAAAACCTTCACCCATGGCTATCGCAAGGGAGTGAAGTCCGGTGAGTAA